The following coding sequences are from one Dehalobacter sp. window:
- the scmC gene encoding SynChlorMet cassette protein ScmC, whose translation MYNGHCWRLTAPGDAARWLKKMANIMRLETTGQVDCHGLSFIVCDPDNADFRAYIPGDLPKENWAVRKLRPVHLLYHNEAPDIVCCIGTKLSRFREYESMACSLAPIVERVIQTGGAPFHSGLIVRDGYGVLLMGHPKIGKSTCCRRVPAPWEAWCDDNTLLIGDDDGNYHAHPLPTFGDFVNGNVDTTWDVKAHIPVKAIFLLEQSGADKAIPINRAPAALSIYHSALRGCMNIVREPDYQPLAVNRDMIFKNICSMAQKTPAFKLLVSKEGKFWEEIERVMRGI comes from the coding sequence TTGTATAACGGCCACTGTTGGCGGCTTACTGCTCCTGGCGATGCTGCCCGCTGGTTAAAAAAAATGGCAAATATTATGCGTTTGGAGACGACCGGTCAGGTCGATTGCCACGGGCTATCTTTTATCGTGTGTGACCCGGACAATGCCGATTTCCGGGCATACATTCCCGGTGATCTCCCCAAAGAGAATTGGGCCGTTAGAAAATTGAGGCCTGTGCATTTACTGTATCATAACGAGGCCCCCGATATAGTCTGTTGTATCGGTACGAAACTAAGCCGGTTCAGGGAATACGAGAGCATGGCCTGTTCTCTGGCACCAATAGTCGAACGGGTGATCCAGACAGGAGGAGCGCCATTCCACTCGGGACTGATCGTGCGAGATGGTTATGGCGTTTTACTGATGGGGCACCCTAAAATCGGTAAATCTACCTGCTGCAGGCGCGTGCCCGCACCCTGGGAAGCCTGGTGCGACGATAATACACTGTTGATAGGCGATGACGATGGTAACTATCACGCGCACCCGTTGCCTACTTTCGGCGATTTTGTCAATGGCAACGTCGATACGACATGGGACGTGAAGGCCCATATTCCCGTAAAAGCCATTTTTTTGTTGGAGCAATCCGGAGCAGATAAGGCAATACCGATCAATAGAGCTCCGGCGGCCTTATCGATATATCATTCGGCGTTAAGGGGTTGTATGAACATCGTTCGTGAACCAGATTACCAGCCCCTCGCTGTTAACCGGGATATGATCTTTAAAAACATCTGCAGTATGGCACAAAAGACACCGGCTTTCAAGCTCCTTGTCTCTAAAGAGGGTAAGTTCTGGGAAGAGATAGAAAGAGTAATGCGAGGAATTTAA
- a CDS encoding DegT/DnrJ/EryC1/StrS family aminotransferase — protein MIPIAKPLIGQEEIDGVIEVLKSGTIAEGQKVKEFEEAFARYIGVEHAVAVNSGTAALHVALLARGIGKGDEVITTPFTFIATANCIIYANAKPVFADIDPDTYNIDPEDIKRKITKNTKAIIPVDLYGHPADMKPIVDIAEDYGLSVIEDACQAHGAEYDGKKCGSFQTGCFSFYPTKNMTTSEGGIITSNDPEFDERARMIKSHGSKVRYYHDILGYNLRMTDISAAIGLAQLKKVTAFNEKRIENSKYLTRRLEGIRGIKTPVIKQGCKHVFHQYTIRITKEFNNGRDEVVTKLNKAGIGTGIYYPLPVHMQTLYENNGYDESYPISEQAAGEVVSLPVHPSVTTEDIDFIAETLRSV, from the coding sequence ATGATACCAATTGCTAAGCCGTTAATAGGCCAGGAAGAAATTGATGGTGTCATTGAAGTATTAAAATCAGGGACTATTGCGGAAGGTCAGAAGGTAAAAGAATTCGAAGAGGCATTCGCCAGATACATCGGAGTCGAGCACGCAGTAGCAGTAAATTCGGGAACCGCTGCACTCCACGTAGCACTTTTAGCCCGGGGTATAGGTAAAGGAGACGAGGTTATAACAACGCCATTTACTTTTATTGCTACAGCGAACTGCATTATATACGCAAATGCAAAACCGGTTTTTGCTGACATAGATCCGGATACGTATAATATCGATCCCGAGGATATAAAAAGAAAAATTACTAAAAACACAAAAGCGATTATCCCGGTTGACTTATATGGCCACCCTGCCGATATGAAACCGATCGTGGATATTGCTGAAGACTATGGTCTCTCGGTTATTGAGGATGCTTGTCAGGCTCACGGAGCGGAATATGATGGTAAAAAATGTGGCTCCTTCCAGACTGGCTGTTTTAGCTTTTATCCAACAAAAAATATGACCACCAGCGAAGGGGGCATAATAACTTCTAACGATCCCGAATTCGATGAGAGAGCTAGAATGATTAAGTCGCACGGCTCCAAGGTTCGGTATTATCACGATATACTCGGGTATAACCTGAGGATGACAGATATAAGCGCTGCAATAGGATTAGCTCAGTTAAAAAAGGTAACAGCGTTCAATGAAAAGAGAATTGAAAACTCAAAATACCTTACCAGGCGATTAGAGGGTATACGGGGTATTAAAACCCCAGTTATAAAACAGGGGTGCAAGCATGTATTTCACCAGTATACAATCAGGATAACCAAAGAATTTAACAACGGTAGAGATGAAGTCGTTACGAAATTAAATAAGGCGGGCATTGGTACAGGTATTTATTATCCTTTGCCTGTACACATGCAAACTCTTTATGAAAATAATGGCTATGACGAGTCCTATCCGATCTCAGAGCAAGCGGCTGGCGAAGTCGTATCGCTGCCGGTCCATCCTTCAGTGACTACCGAAGATATTGATTTTATCGCAGAGACATTAAGGAGCGTTTAA
- a CDS encoding sugar phosphate nucleotidyltransferase, giving the protein MKGVILAGGTGSRLFPLTKVTNKHLLPVYDEPMIYYPLKTLINAGIRDIMIVSGKGHVGHFLELLGSGSEFGVRFSYEIQKEAGGIAQALSLAKDFVDGDSVTVILGDNIYEDNVKAHVRTFRSGARIFLKPVPDAHRFGVAEVDEKENRVLGIEEKPKQPRSNYAVTGLYIYDKTVFDVISTLKPSGRGELEITDVNNYYVRQGTLSFSVLDGYWSDAGTFESLFRASELVRLKKTKERE; this is encoded by the coding sequence ATGAAGGGTGTCATACTCGCGGGAGGCACGGGGTCGCGCCTATTTCCGCTTACCAAGGTTACCAATAAGCACTTATTGCCCGTCTATGACGAGCCAATGATCTATTACCCGCTGAAAACGCTCATCAATGCGGGCATCCGGGATATAATGATCGTCTCCGGAAAGGGCCACGTCGGTCACTTCCTGGAATTGCTGGGCTCCGGCTCCGAGTTCGGGGTAAGGTTTTCCTACGAAATCCAGAAGGAGGCGGGAGGCATCGCCCAGGCCCTGAGCCTGGCGAAGGACTTCGTAGACGGCGACAGTGTTACTGTCATACTCGGCGATAACATCTACGAGGATAACGTAAAGGCACACGTCAGGACGTTCCGATCAGGCGCCCGCATCTTCCTCAAGCCGGTGCCCGACGCACACCGGTTCGGCGTGGCCGAGGTCGACGAGAAAGAGAACCGGGTCCTCGGCATCGAGGAGAAGCCCAAACAGCCCAGATCGAACTACGCCGTGACGGGACTGTACATCTATGATAAAACCGTTTTCGACGTGATCAGCACCCTCAAGCCATCGGGCCGGGGCGAGCTGGAGATCACCGACGTCAACAACTACTACGTCAGGCAGGGCACGCTGTCGTTCTCGGTCCTCGACGGGTACTGGAGCGACGCGGGCACCTTTGAGTCGTTGTTCAGGGCCAGCGAGCTGGTCCGGCTGAAGAAAACGAAGGAGCGGGAATAG
- the scmD gene encoding SynChlorMet cassette protein ScmD, producing MNEKLFSNPSILLREEFDDWALLYDPGSGYAFGINPIGAFIWKRLDGQHTIDDLVAEVNASFTDVPSDVRDRVLKFVDTLITKGLAGTKAS from the coding sequence GTGAATGAAAAGCTATTTTCTAATCCATCGATCTTACTAAGAGAAGAGTTCGACGATTGGGCTCTGCTTTATGATCCCGGGTCTGGGTATGCATTTGGGATAAACCCGATAGGGGCATTCATCTGGAAGAGATTGGACGGCCAACATACTATTGATGACCTTGTTGCAGAGGTTAATGCGTCTTTTACGGATGTTCCGTCTGATGTCAGAGATCGGGTATTAAAATTTGTAGATACATTAATTACCAAAGGACTTGCTGGAACTAAGGCTTCTTAG
- the rfbB gene encoding dTDP-glucose 4,6-dehydratase, which translates to MMLEKYPDLRIINLDKLTYAGNPDNLKDIEDDPNYGFIKGDICDPAVVCAAMKKADAVVHFAAESHVDRSIEDGSVFVRTNVLGTNTLLQAAHELGVKRFLHVSTDEVYGSISKGSFVETDILTPSSPYSASKAGSDLLALSYHTTHKLPVVVTRCTNNYGPYQFPEKLIPLFVTNLLKGKRVPVYGDGRNVRDWIYVLDHCKAIDFVLQHGADGEVYNIGGGAEKTNMEITRAILKLLGKDEHMIEYVRDRPGHDLRYSLDCSKLKAMGWQPEHHFEEALELTVKWYTDNAWWWEKLKR; encoded by the coding sequence ATGATGCTGGAGAAGTACCCGGACCTCCGCATTATCAACCTCGACAAGCTCACCTATGCCGGCAACCCGGACAACCTGAAGGATATCGAGGACGACCCGAACTACGGATTTATCAAGGGAGACATCTGTGATCCGGCCGTCGTGTGCGCGGCCATGAAGAAGGCCGATGCAGTCGTGCATTTCGCTGCAGAGAGCCACGTCGACCGTTCAATCGAGGACGGCTCGGTCTTCGTGCGGACCAACGTGCTGGGCACGAACACGCTGCTGCAGGCCGCCCATGAGCTTGGCGTGAAAAGGTTTCTCCACGTCTCGACCGACGAGGTCTATGGCAGCATCAGTAAAGGCTCGTTCGTCGAGACGGACATCCTGACCCCGTCCAGCCCGTACTCGGCCAGCAAGGCGGGCTCTGACCTGCTGGCGCTGTCCTATCATACCACCCATAAGCTCCCGGTCGTGGTCACCCGGTGCACCAACAATTACGGGCCCTACCAGTTCCCGGAGAAGCTCATCCCGCTCTTCGTCACCAACCTGCTCAAAGGAAAGCGCGTCCCGGTCTACGGCGACGGCCGGAACGTCCGCGACTGGATCTACGTCCTGGACCACTGCAAGGCGATCGATTTCGTCCTGCAGCACGGCGCCGACGGCGAGGTCTACAATATCGGCGGCGGCGCGGAGAAGACGAACATGGAGATCACCCGCGCTATCCTTAAGCTGCTCGGCAAGGACGAGCACATGATCGAGTACGTGCGCGACCGGCCCGGACATGACCTGCGCTATTCGCTGGACTGCTCGAAGCTGAAAGCCATGGGCTGGCAGCCGGAGCATCATTTCGAAGAGGCCCTGGAGCTTACCGTGAAGTGGTACACGGATAACGCCTGGTGGTGGGAGAAATTAAAACGTTGA
- a CDS encoding DUF1616 domain-containing protein, translated as MAAKNANIDRIESPEVDIRRYFRDMALDLKLTWAFVLVMLVFIYFPYLNETPVRSALGLVMILFIPGYALIAALFPGKRDLGRMERASLSLGLSIAVSSLIGLGLNFTPFGIRLDPLAICLSLFTVIGVAIANKRRHDLPEDERLSVSLKSVRTAIGEEILPASARRLDRALNLILIAVVLLSVGLTVFVLAVPKQGEKFTEFYVLGPTGMTENYPLEFYLNDTKPITLGIVNHEYANVTYDVEVKLGDGTNSEILYPRSVVRLAAEQRWEQSINLTPSLTGTGLRLDFLLYRDGNINETYRDLHLWVNVTKLI; from the coding sequence ATGGCGGCCAAAAATGCGAATATCGATCGAATAGAATCTCCTGAGGTTGACATCAGGCGATACTTCCGGGACATGGCCCTGGACCTCAAGTTGACGTGGGCATTTGTACTGGTGATGCTGGTTTTCATCTACTTCCCATACCTTAACGAGACTCCCGTCAGGTCGGCCCTCGGCCTCGTGATGATCCTTTTCATTCCCGGCTACGCCTTGATTGCCGCGCTGTTCCCTGGCAAGCGCGACCTGGGCCGGATGGAACGCGCATCATTGTCGCTGGGGCTCAGCATTGCAGTTTCTTCCCTCATCGGCCTCGGGCTCAACTTTACCCCGTTCGGCATAAGGCTGGATCCGCTTGCAATCTGTCTGTCCTTGTTTACGGTCATCGGCGTGGCTATTGCCAACAAGCGCCGGCACGATCTCCCGGAGGACGAAAGGCTCTCGGTTAGCTTAAAGAGCGTTAGAACGGCTATTGGCGAAGAGATATTGCCTGCCTCGGCTCGTCGCCTGGACCGCGCTCTGAACCTGATACTGATCGCGGTCGTATTACTATCTGTCGGGTTGACGGTATTCGTTCTGGCAGTGCCAAAGCAGGGTGAAAAATTCACAGAGTTTTATGTGCTCGGTCCGACGGGCATGACGGAAAACTACCCCCTGGAGTTCTACCTCAATGATACGAAACCGATTACACTGGGCATCGTCAATCACGAATATGCGAACGTTACATATGACGTCGAGGTAAAGTTAGGCGATGGTACGAATAGTGAAATATTGTATCCCCGAAGTGTGGTAAGGCTTGCGGCGGAACAGCGCTGGGAACAATCGATTAACCTGACGCCGAGTCTGACCGGCACCGGCCTGAGGCTGGACTTCCTGTTATACCGGGATGGTAACATAAATGAGACCTACCGGGACCTTCACCTATGGGTAAACGTTACAAAGCTTATATAG
- a CDS encoding signal peptidase I, translating to MIDTIENTPQDKTIVVVGNSMSPTLQALDVVTISTNTRDICPGDIIVFPSPKNAQKVIHRVTSITAQGIMTRGDNSIFIDTWTVNPGDVIGKVGYARRGGRRLHIYNGIVGQLIAWTLFVVNFILYYAKRLIYRINRAFSLSGIIKACLPKIMKPEVLSFKRPEGVELQLIMGRTIIGQYHPSTDRWIIKTPYRLFIDEEYLEKIRLSCKAPPTEASSCREK from the coding sequence ATGATTGATACAATAGAAAATACACCTCAAGATAAGACAATTGTCGTTGTAGGCAATAGCATGAGCCCCACCCTGCAGGCCCTCGATGTCGTCACAATTTCAACAAACACGCGAGATATCTGCCCCGGAGATATTATTGTCTTTCCGTCCCCGAAAAACGCACAAAAGGTCATACATAGGGTGACATCGATAACCGCGCAAGGAATAATGACGCGCGGCGATAATAGTATATTTATTGATACCTGGACGGTCAATCCCGGGGACGTGATTGGCAAAGTCGGATATGCCCGACGAGGAGGCCGACGGCTACATATTTACAATGGTATTGTCGGCCAATTGATTGCATGGACACTGTTTGTAGTAAATTTCATTTTATATTATGCCAAACGTCTTATCTATCGTATAAACAGGGCATTCTCTCTATCGGGCATTATCAAGGCCTGTTTACCAAAAATCATGAAGCCTGAGGTTTTATCGTTCAAACGCCCGGAAGGAGTTGAGCTACAGTTGATCATGGGCAGGACGATCATTGGCCAATATCATCCGTCTACAGACAGATGGATAATAAAAACTCCTTACCGCTTGTTTATAGACGAGGAATATCTGGAAAAAATCCGGTTATCCTGCAAAGCACCGCCTACCGAAGCAAGCAGTTGCAGAGAAAAATGA
- a CDS encoding dTDP-4-dehydrorhamnose 3,5-epimerase family protein produces MPQTLIDGVHVKQQRLNADERGFLMEIMRPDWDVFQKFGQVYATSAYPGVVKAWHYHKKQWDHFTCIKGMMKVALYDSRDGSPTKGIVNEFIIGERNPVMVKIPPFVYHGFKCIGTEEAIIVNVPTETYNYAEPDEYRLPADTKEIPYDWGLAPGLKHG; encoded by the coding sequence ATGCCTCAGACACTAATCGACGGAGTACATGTAAAACAGCAGCGTCTCAACGCCGACGAGCGCGGCTTTCTCATGGAGATCATGCGGCCGGACTGGGACGTTTTCCAGAAGTTCGGCCAGGTGTACGCGACATCCGCCTATCCGGGCGTGGTGAAAGCGTGGCACTATCACAAGAAGCAGTGGGACCACTTCACCTGTATCAAGGGAATGATGAAGGTCGCCCTGTACGACAGCCGTGACGGCTCGCCGACAAAAGGCATCGTCAACGAGTTCATCATCGGGGAGCGGAACCCGGTCATGGTGAAGATACCGCCGTTCGTGTACCACGGATTCAAATGCATCGGCACCGAAGAGGCCATCATCGTTAACGTCCCCACCGAGACCTATAACTACGCCGAGCCTGACGAGTACCGCCTGCCTGCGGACACAAAGGAAATCCCCTACGACTGGGGCCTGGCGCCGGGCCTGAAGCACGGGTGA
- the scmF gene encoding SynChlorMet cassette radical SAM/SPASM protein ScmF, translating to MHTKENIVNIVGDNYPLKTVYFYLTEGCNLRCCHCWIKPKYQTGSHIYPYLPLDLFHSIIKQAIPIGLVSVKLTGGEPLLHPNIDKILEFIRLKNVKLGVETNAVLCTPEIARLMASCRNPSVSVSLDGAIKETHEWVRGVEGCFNNAIQGIKNLTDAGIKPHITMSIMRHNKNEIEDVVRLAESLGASSVKFNIVQPLERGKVMHERNQALTIEEYINLGEWVELTLAKSTKIKLIYSHPVAFKPLGKMLCRNGDGCHVCGIKGTIGVLADGSYSLCGMGEKVPELVLGNAREGRLEDVWKHSQILGQVREGIPDSLEGICGECIVKRLCGGGCVAQNYYRNKNLWAPYWYCDEALKAGLFPKSRRFQ from the coding sequence ATGCATACCAAAGAAAATATAGTAAACATTGTAGGAGATAATTATCCTCTAAAAACTGTTTATTTTTACCTGACGGAAGGCTGTAATTTAAGATGCTGTCATTGCTGGATAAAACCTAAGTACCAGACGGGTAGCCATATATACCCATATCTCCCCTTGGATCTCTTTCACTCGATTATTAAGCAAGCTATACCAATAGGCCTTGTATCGGTTAAGCTCACGGGCGGCGAACCGCTTCTTCACCCCAATATTGATAAAATTTTAGAATTTATTCGTTTGAAAAATGTTAAACTAGGTGTAGAAACCAATGCGGTCCTTTGTACCCCCGAGATTGCCCGGCTAATGGCATCATGCAGAAATCCATCGGTGTCAGTAAGCCTTGATGGCGCAATTAAAGAAACGCATGAATGGGTTAGGGGGGTGGAAGGCTGTTTTAATAATGCGATACAGGGCATTAAGAACCTGACAGACGCCGGGATAAAGCCGCACATTACCATGAGCATCATGAGACATAATAAAAACGAGATCGAGGATGTCGTCAGGCTTGCAGAATCGTTAGGGGCTTCATCGGTTAAATTTAACATTGTACAGCCCCTGGAAAGAGGGAAAGTAATGCATGAAAGGAACCAGGCTTTGACTATCGAAGAATACATTAACCTGGGAGAATGGGTAGAACTTACATTAGCTAAATCGACAAAAATAAAACTTATCTATAGCCATCCAGTCGCGTTCAAGCCCCTCGGCAAGATGTTGTGCCGGAACGGGGATGGATGCCACGTGTGTGGCATCAAGGGAACAATAGGCGTCCTGGCCGATGGATCATACTCATTATGTGGTATGGGGGAGAAAGTGCCAGAACTCGTACTCGGAAATGCGAGAGAGGGCCGTCTTGAAGACGTCTGGAAACACTCGCAGATCCTGGGTCAGGTCCGTGAAGGGATACCGGATAGTTTAGAAGGCATATGTGGAGAATGCATAGTCAAGAGACTATGTGGCGGCGGATGCGTCGCTCAAAACTATTATCGTAATAAAAACCTGTGGGCGCCTTACTGGTACTGTGATGAAGCGTTAAAGGCCGGACTCTTTCCAAAAAGCAGGCGATTCCAGTAA
- a CDS encoding ParB/RepB/Spo0J family partition protein, whose amino-acid sequence MGGKQGTTADNPLTIPIGLVRCDDDHIRKSGFSTEHLRDTIADAGLLQPILACRDRDSFVVVDGARRLMALRELGVQELIVGRDIVIDVDETAADKRFKQIIANVQREDLNAIELGQAFVTLKEEFGYRYNEVADIIGKTPHYVAAKVGLVRRLDPEVQRLYLADLSAEKCIQSTFSSGAEEDTNREEPASCYVMNVNILEDIARVPGESQLAAYREIREHRMDKETAMAYLRNLKPGTDEAASLSQDIGVTETVPADKGLEKTVRKYILKIDRDIQRLAESMQGQAPMEPEIDAKIDELIERLNALRARTNGGDAAGAETGPNQAY is encoded by the coding sequence ATGGGGGGCAAACAGGGTACTACGGCAGACAATCCGCTGACGATCCCGATAGGGCTCGTGCGCTGTGACGACGACCATATTCGCAAGTCGGGCTTTTCTACTGAGCATCTGCGAGACACGATAGCCGATGCCGGGCTGCTCCAGCCGATCCTGGCCTGCCGGGACAGAGATAGCTTCGTCGTGGTCGACGGCGCCCGCCGCCTCATGGCGCTGCGGGAACTCGGCGTGCAGGAGCTCATCGTCGGCCGGGACATCGTCATCGACGTCGATGAGACCGCGGCGGACAAGCGGTTCAAGCAGATCATCGCGAACGTCCAGCGCGAGGACCTGAACGCCATCGAGCTCGGGCAGGCGTTCGTGACGCTGAAGGAAGAGTTCGGATACCGGTACAACGAGGTCGCGGACATCATCGGCAAGACGCCGCATTATGTGGCAGCGAAAGTCGGACTGGTCCGGAGGCTCGATCCGGAAGTGCAGCGCCTGTACCTCGCGGACCTGTCTGCCGAAAAATGTATTCAGAGTACATTTTCCTCAGGGGCCGAGGAGGACACGAATAGAGAGGAACCGGCGAGCTGCTACGTCATGAACGTGAACATCCTCGAGGACATTGCCCGGGTACCGGGGGAAAGCCAGCTGGCCGCATATCGCGAAATCAGGGAGCACCGGATGGATAAAGAAACGGCAATGGCTTACTTGCGCAACCTGAAGCCCGGTACGGATGAGGCCGCGTCGCTTTCGCAGGACATCGGCGTGACGGAGACAGTTCCGGCAGACAAAGGCCTGGAAAAAACCGTCCGGAAATATATCCTCAAGATAGACCGGGATATCCAGCGACTGGCGGAATCGATGCAGGGACAGGCCCCGATGGAGCCGGAGATCGACGCGAAAATCGATGAGCTTATCGAGCGGCTCAACGCGTTGCGCGCGAGGACGAACGGCGGGGATGCGGCCGGGGCGGAAACGGGCCCGAACCAGGCGTATTGA
- a CDS encoding metal-dependent hydrolase gives MIFFGHIGVTLLFAFIIFSILREKIDYRFLIVGAILPDLIDKPIGHYIFVDTFHNGRIFGHTVLFVLLLSMVAIYVERKYHFLGISVLALGALMHQVEDQIWMSPGTSLWPTMGWQFPALSLHDYAGYIFYVLLNEPDAYVPEIAGLIIIAGFIYRFRLYRLDMIKAFLHTGRTAKTEKATAT, from the coding sequence ATGATCTTCTTCGGGCATATCGGCGTAACGCTCCTTTTCGCCTTCATTATCTTTAGCATACTCAGGGAGAAGATCGACTATCGTTTCCTCATAGTAGGCGCAATACTGCCGGACCTGATCGATAAGCCGATCGGCCACTATATCTTCGTGGACACGTTCCATAACGGCCGGATTTTCGGGCACACAGTGCTGTTTGTACTCCTGCTCTCTATGGTCGCCATCTATGTTGAGAGGAAATATCACTTCCTTGGCATCAGCGTCCTCGCGCTGGGCGCGCTGATGCATCAGGTCGAAGATCAGATCTGGATGTCCCCGGGTACGTCGCTCTGGCCGACAATGGGCTGGCAGTTCCCGGCCCTTAGCCTGCACGACTACGCAGGATACATCTTTTATGTACTGCTGAACGAGCCTGACGCCTACGTCCCCGAGATTGCCGGTCTGATCATCATTGCCGGGTTCATTTACCGGTTCAGGCTGTACCGGCTCGACATGATCAAAGCGTTCCTGCATACAGGCCGGACCGCGAAGACAGAAAAGGCAACCGCCACCTGA
- the rfbD gene encoding dTDP-4-dehydrorhamnose reductase has protein sequence MILGAGGMLGTDMRKAFPDAMALTHHDVDITDREQVLQVIKDLMPGAVINAAAYTNVDGCEDEQELAFDVNGRAPGYIAEACAATGARLVHYSTDYVFDGAKKEYRESDATNPINTYGKSKLMGEQHIARAMQDYRIIRTSWLFGRHGKNFVDTMLSLSKQMDKVKVVNNQAGKPTYTVDLAAKTGEVLGMPPGIYHLTNEGVCTWYEFASAIIPNTTPCTSEEFPRKAKRPKYSVLVNTKTSPMRHWREALADYLSKKVD, from the coding sequence TTGATCCTGGGTGCCGGGGGCATGTTGGGGACTGACATGCGAAAGGCATTCCCTGATGCCATGGCGCTAACCCATCACGACGTGGATATCACCGACCGGGAACAGGTCCTTCAAGTGATCAAAGACCTGATGCCTGGCGCAGTCATCAATGCCGCCGCCTACACCAACGTGGACGGCTGCGAGGACGAGCAGGAGCTGGCCTTTGACGTGAACGGCCGGGCACCGGGTTATATCGCCGAGGCGTGTGCGGCCACGGGGGCCAGGCTGGTCCATTACAGCACCGATTACGTGTTCGACGGCGCGAAGAAGGAATACCGCGAGTCGGACGCCACTAATCCGATCAACACCTACGGGAAGTCCAAGCTCATGGGCGAACAGCACATCGCCCGGGCCATGCAGGACTACCGGATTATAAGGACGTCCTGGCTCTTCGGCCGGCACGGGAAAAACTTTGTCGATACGATGCTATCACTCTCGAAGCAAATGGATAAGGTGAAAGTGGTGAACAACCAGGCGGGAAAGCCCACCTATACGGTCGATCTCGCGGCGAAGACCGGAGAGGTCCTCGGGATGCCGCCGGGCATCTACCACCTCACCAACGAGGGCGTATGCACGTGGTACGAGTTCGCCAGCGCGATCATCCCTAACACGACTCCCTGCACCAGCGAGGAGTTCCCGAGGAAGGCGAAGCGCCCGAAGTATTCGGTGCTGGTGAACACGAAAACATCGCCGATGCGTCACTGGCGCGAGGCGCTTGCCGATTATTTGAGTAAGAAGGTGGACTGA
- the scmC gene encoding SynChlorMet cassette protein ScmC produces MDKDDHFNGYNIKLSSGQCWQLFASGEAQPWLEDLARIMGLGKSPGNYCQKIIFTPDDNSVEPLMQEESPAIKWSSFFEDDNFSLHKNDRTDDIWCNIGRTKNNKNNYLKMFYSLSPIYIKIIKSGGFPFHTALVERNGKGALLSAPGGTGKSTCCRRIPSPWRALCDDEALICRLDDGHYEAHPFPTWSDYMMDREKKTWNVQEHVEVKAVFFLKQSPQERIEPIVSGKAALLMYDAAIAACNRIFSYLDKEEQLKIFKKVFNNALEMSKKVPAYELKVSIDGKFWELIDALPTE; encoded by the coding sequence TTGGATAAAGACGATCACTTCAACGGGTATAACATAAAACTATCGAGCGGCCAATGCTGGCAACTTTTTGCATCTGGCGAAGCGCAGCCCTGGCTGGAAGATCTTGCCCGAATCATGGGGCTCGGGAAATCCCCGGGGAACTATTGCCAGAAGATAATTTTTACTCCCGATGATAACAGTGTTGAGCCCTTAATGCAAGAAGAATCACCTGCTATTAAATGGTCGTCTTTTTTTGAAGATGATAATTTTTCCTTACATAAAAACGATCGAACGGATGATATTTGGTGTAACATCGGACGTACTAAGAACAATAAAAATAATTATCTTAAAATGTTCTATTCCCTCAGCCCTATCTATATTAAGATAATTAAAAGCGGAGGATTCCCGTTCCATACCGCGCTTGTGGAGCGCAATGGAAAGGGCGCATTATTATCCGCGCCGGGCGGCACCGGTAAGTCTACCTGCTGCAGGCGAATACCCTCTCCATGGCGAGCCCTGTGCGATGATGAGGCACTCATATGCAGACTCGACGATGGGCATTACGAAGCTCATCCGTTCCCTACGTGGAGCGATTATATGATGGACCGCGAAAAGAAGACGTGGAACGTACAGGAACATGTCGAAGTCAAGGCCGTCTTTTTCCTCAAGCAATCCCCGCAAGAACGGATCGAGCCCATTGTATCCGGAAAAGCTGCACTGTTGATGTATGATGCTGCGATTGCGGCCTGTAATCGAATATTTTCTTACCTGGATAAAGAAGAACAGCTGAAAATATTTAAAAAGGTCTTTAACAATGCCTTAGAGATGTCAAAAAAGGTACCAGCGTATGAGCTTAAAGTTTCTATTGATGGCAAATTTTGGGAATTGATAGATGCGTTGCCGACGGAATAA